From one Lolium rigidum isolate FL_2022 chromosome 4, APGP_CSIRO_Lrig_0.1, whole genome shotgun sequence genomic stretch:
- the LOC124649561 gene encoding homeobox-leucine zipper protein HOX8-like, giving the protein MKRPTCRGLSMASQETTDQQEESCRYMERLEVDGNGTGERDVGAYDDEEEEDDDDLAGGGARGGAGGLGEKKRRLASEQVRALERSFEADNKLDPERKARIARDLLLHPRQVAVWFQNRRARWKTKQIERDFTALRSRHDALRHECDSLRRDKDALAAEIRELREKVEINQEIAVKLEQKPSSAAAAAIYKQDGSTDSDSSAVLNEEASPYSGAAFDQHNHPPQLSFTGFTSFLGAPSSALTLSSSFPSLYNGSHFDQDDALLLGATAADELGGAGLFATDQEHTGGLSWYGGQGW; this is encoded by the exons AAGAAAGCTGCAGGTACATGGAGCGACTAGAAGTCGACGGCAACGGCACGGGGGAGCGCGACGTGGGGGCgtacgacgatgaggaggaggaagatgatgacgATCTCGCCGGTGGCGGGGCACGCGGCGGCGCGGGGGGACTCGGTGAGAAGAAGAGGCGGCTGGCATCGGAGCAGGTGCGCGCGCTGGAGCGTAGTTTCGAGGCGGACAACAAGCTGGACCCGGAGCGCAAGGCCCGCATCGCccgcgacctcctcctccacccgcgcCAGGTCGCCGTCTGGTTCCAGAACCGCCGCGCGCGCTGGAAGACCAAGCAGATCGAGCGCGACTTCACCGCCCTccgctcccgccacgacgccctcCGCCACGAGTGCGACTCCCTCCGCCGCGACAAGGACGCCCTCGCCGCCGAG ATAAGGGAGCtgagggagaaggtggagatcaacCAGGAGATAGCCGTGAAGCTGGAGCAGAAGCCGTCGTCGGCAGCCGCTGCGGCAATCTACAAGCAGGACGGATCAACTGACAGCGACTCGAGCGCCGTGCTCAACGAGGAGGCGTCGCCCTACTCCGGCGCGGCCTTCGACCAGCACAACCATCCACCCCAGCTAAGCTTCACGGGGTTCACCTCTTTCCTGGGCGCCCCCTCGAGTGCGTTGACGCTGAGCTCATCTTTCCCTTCTTTGTACAACGGATCGCATTTCGACCAGGACGACGCGCTCCTACttggcgccaccgccgccgacgaGCTCGGGGGTGCTGGCCTCTTTGCCACCGACCAGGAGCACACTGGCGGCCTCTCCTGGTACGGTGGCCAGGGGTGGTAG
- the LOC124650145 gene encoding ras-related protein Rab11D-like translates to MAGGEKVDYVFKVVLIGDSAVGKSQILARFARNEFSLDSKATIGVEFQTRTLVIDHKSVKAQIWDTAGQERYRAVTSAYYRGALGALLVYDITKRQSFDHIPRWLEELRGHADKNIVIMLVGNKSDLEDERAVSTEDAKEFAEKENLFFLETSAMQATNVENSFQTVLSEIFKIHSKKNIAADPKVNGAAPSLAGKKVLVPGPAQEIPKSKCCSSM, encoded by the exons ATGGCGGGAGGGGAGAAGGTAGACTACGTGTTCAAGGTGGTGCTGATCGGGGACTCGGCCGTCGGCAAGTCGCAGATCCTGGCGCGGTTCGCGCGCAACGAGTTCAGCCTCGACTCCAAGGCCACCATCGGGGTCGAGTTCCAGACGCGCACGCTCGTCATCGACCACAAGTCCGTCAAGGCCCAGATCTGGGACACCGCCGGCCAGGAGAG GTATAGGGCTGTCACAAGTGCATACTACAGAGGCGCGCTGGGCGCTTTGCTAGTCTATGATATCACCAAGCGCCAAAGCTTTGACCACATACCTCGCTGGCTGGAGGAACTCCGTGGGCATGCAGACAAGAACATTGTCATCATGCTGGTTGGCAACAAGAGTGACCTAGAAGACGAGCGTGCTGTCAGCACCGAGGATGCCAAGGAGTTTGCGGAGAAGGAGAACCTCTTCTTCCTTGAGACATCCGCGATGCAGGCCACCAATGTCGAGAATTCCTTCCAGACTGTCCTGTCAGAGATCTTCAAGATCCACAGCAAGAAGAACATCGCGGCTGACCCAAAGGTTAATGGGGCCGCCCCATCGCTGGCAGGCAAGAAAGTCCTTGTCCCAGGCCCTGCGCAGGAGATTCCAAAGAGCAAGTGCTGCAGTTCCATGTAA